The following is a genomic window from Clostridium fungisolvens.
AATATATGTTTTTATCCTTTATAAGTAGTAAGATAAGAGTTTTAATCATCGGTGGAGGAAAGGCCGCTTTGATAAAGGCCACAACTTTGATTAAGAATGGATGTAGGTTAACAATTTTAGCTGAGCATTTTGATGAAGAGATAGAAGCTTTGATTTCTACAGGAGTAGTTAATCTCATAAAAGAAAGCTATAGTGAGACGTGTTTGAAGGATAAGCATTTAATATTTATATGTATTAATGATAAAAGCACCATAGGAAGAATTATTGAGGACTGTGAGAAGCAAAGCAAGGTGTATATAAACTGCAGTGATTCTAAAAATGGTTTGGCAGTTTTGCCAATACAAAATAATAATGAGAGTTTTTCATATGCGATCCATACTAATGGTGGTAATCCTAAGATGTCTAGAAAGCTATTGAGCGAAATGAGTAAAGCTGTGGAACCTTTACAGGCCATAACAGATTTTTCAACTTCCTTAAGGATTAAGATGAAAGAAATAGGTTTTATTGATAAGACTATAATAGAATTTATTATTTCTAATGAGTACAGTTTTTTCTTTGAAAAAGGTTATGGAAAAAAAGTACTATACTTGTATTTTAGTAAAGAATATTTAGATAAATTACTTGAAGATGATTTTGTTTTATATGGAGGATATGACCATGAGTTTGATTATAGCAACTAGGAAAAGTAAGCTTGCACAGACCCAAACTGAAATAGTTATGGAGCTTCTAAAAGATAAATGTGGAGCTGAAAGTGAAAAGCTTCTAATGAGTACAGAGGGAGATAGAAGGTTAGATGTAGCACTTAATAAGATAGGGGGAAAAGGATTATTTGTAAAAGAAATAGAATATGCTTTGCTTGACGGAAAAGCTGATGCTGCAGTACACAGTATGAAGGATGTGCCTTTTGCATTAGAAGAGCCTTTCGAGATTGTAGCAATGCCTGAGCGTGAAGATCCTAGAGATGTATTTGTATCTATGAAAAATATCAGTTTTTATGATTTGAAAAAAGGAGCTAGAATAGGTACTTCTAGTATAAGAAGGAGCTCTCAACTAAGAGTCTTAAGACCAGATATTGAGATTGTTCCTATCAGGGGAAATGTTCAAACAAGACTAGATAAGATAGAAAAAGAAAATCTAGATGGAATAATTCTAGCGGCAGCAGGTTTAAGAAGGTTAGATATGGAAGATATAATAACTGACTACTTTAATGAAGAAGTGTTTCTTCCAGCAGTGGGGCAAGGGGCTCTAGGTATAGAGACCTTAAAAACAAGTGATAAAAAACATATTTTCTCCAAGCTTGATGATGCTAAAACAAGAATCACTGTAGAGGCTGAAAGAAGCTTTATGAAAGAACTTAATGGGGGATGCCATTCTCCTATAGGTGCTTATGCAAGGATTGAAAATGATGATATTTATATATTAGGTATATATGAAATTAATGATAGATTGGTAAAGAAAGATGTTCAAGGTAAAGTTGAAGAGCATATTGAGCTTGGGAAGACTTTAGCTAAAAAGATTATAAAAGAACTATAATTATCAGCTGAGTTTAAGTTTCGTGCTGAAATTAGAAAAGAGAACTACGATTGATGAGGTGGAAAAATGTCAAAAGCATATATTATCGGGGCTGGTCCAGGAGATGAAGGACTACTGACTTTAAAGGCAGTAAAGGTGATGAAGGAATGTACTGCGGTACTTTATGATAGACTTATAGGAAATAATGTATTGTCACATTTGAGTGATAGCTGTGAAGTTTACTTTTGTGGGAAAGAGCCGGGGTGTCATTATAAAACTCAAGATGAGATAAATGCTATGTTAGTAGAACTAGCTAAAAAGGGACACACTGTAGGAAGAATAAAGGGTGGAGATCCTTATGTATTTGGAAGAGGTGGTGAGGAAGTTCTAGCTTTAGAAGCTGAAAATATTCCTTTTGAAGTTATCCCTGGGGTGACTTCAGCAGTTGCTGTTATGAGTTATGCTGGAATACCAATAACTCATAGAGGGCTTTCTCAAGGTTTCCATGTGCTTACAGGTATGAGTGCAGCTACCTTAAACATTCAATGGGAGGTATTAACCAAATCACAAAATACCTTGGTATTTTTAATGGGACTAGAAAATCTAGGTGATATAGTTAGAAATCTTATAGAAAATGGAAAGCCTAAAGATACTCCATGTGGAGTTATAATGAGAGGGACCACTGCAAAGCAAAAAAAGGTGATTGGTACTTTAGAGAACATACAAGAACTAGTAAAAGCTAATAATTTGAAATCTCCTTCAATAATAGTTGTGGGAAAGGTTGTAACTTTAAGTGATAAATTAAATTGGTTTGAAAGACTGCCGCTTTTTGGAGCAAATGTCTGTGTAACCAGAACTAAAAAACAGGCTCAAAGTATGAAGGAAAAGCTAAGAAGCTTAGGTGCAGAGGTTACTGAAATACCAGCGATAAAGATAGTAAGCACCTCTGAAAATCTAAATCAATATAAAGATAATATAAGTTCCTTTGAATATATAATTCTAACTTCAGTTAATGGAGTTAATATATTCTTTGATTATTTAAGAGATAATAGTATGGATATTAGAGAAATTAAAGCTGAGTTTGCAGTTATAGGAAAAGCAACTCTTAATGCATTGAAGGAAAGAGGAATAATTGCAAATATAATGGCTGATGAATTCGTAGCTGAAGGTCTTGTAAAAGAACTGAAAAACTATAAACTTAAGGATAAAAAGATTCTTATGCCTATTTCTAAGAATTCAAGGAATGTAGTAGAAGAATTTTTAAGAGAGCAGGGAGCTATAGTTGAAAGAGTACATACATATGAAACTCAAAAGGCTGAATTTAAGAATATAGCTGCTTTTGATAATGTGAATACAATTATATTTACAAGCCCATCTACAGTAAATAATCTAGTAGATATGGTGGGAATTGATAAGGTTAAGGAAAAGTTATGTATAGCTATAGGGCCTATAACTTATAAGGCGTTAGAAGAAAAGGAAATAAAAGCAGTATTATCAGAAGCCCATAGTGAAGATGGAGCTATAGAAAAACTTACAGAAGTATGGAGTGAACGACATGAATAAGAGAAATAGAAGACTGAGA
Proteins encoded in this region:
- the cobA gene encoding uroporphyrinogen-III C-methyltransferase, with product MSKAYIIGAGPGDEGLLTLKAVKVMKECTAVLYDRLIGNNVLSHLSDSCEVYFCGKEPGCHYKTQDEINAMLVELAKKGHTVGRIKGGDPYVFGRGGEEVLALEAENIPFEVIPGVTSAVAVMSYAGIPITHRGLSQGFHVLTGMSAATLNIQWEVLTKSQNTLVFLMGLENLGDIVRNLIENGKPKDTPCGVIMRGTTAKQKKVIGTLENIQELVKANNLKSPSIIVVGKVVTLSDKLNWFERLPLFGANVCVTRTKKQAQSMKEKLRSLGAEVTEIPAIKIVSTSENLNQYKDNISSFEYIILTSVNGVNIFFDYLRDNSMDIREIKAEFAVIGKATLNALKERGIIANIMADEFVAEGLVKELKNYKLKDKKILMPISKNSRNVVEEFLREQGAIVERVHTYETQKAEFKNIAAFDNVNTIIFTSPSTVNNLVDMVGIDKVKEKLCIAIGPITYKALEEKEIKAVLSEAHSEDGAIEKLTEVWSERHE
- a CDS encoding NAD(P)-dependent oxidoreductase; its protein translation is MHGDNKQDIPKLEYMFLSFISSKIRVLIIGGGKAALIKATTLIKNGCRLTILAEHFDEEIEALISTGVVNLIKESYSETCLKDKHLIFICINDKSTIGRIIEDCEKQSKVYINCSDSKNGLAVLPIQNNNESFSYAIHTNGGNPKMSRKLLSEMSKAVEPLQAITDFSTSLRIKMKEIGFIDKTIIEFIISNEYSFFFEKGYGKKVLYLYFSKEYLDKLLEDDFVLYGGYDHEFDYSN
- the hemC gene encoding hydroxymethylbilane synthase, whose product is MSLIIATRKSKLAQTQTEIVMELLKDKCGAESEKLLMSTEGDRRLDVALNKIGGKGLFVKEIEYALLDGKADAAVHSMKDVPFALEEPFEIVAMPEREDPRDVFVSMKNISFYDLKKGARIGTSSIRRSSQLRVLRPDIEIVPIRGNVQTRLDKIEKENLDGIILAAAGLRRLDMEDIITDYFNEEVFLPAVGQGALGIETLKTSDKKHIFSKLDDAKTRITVEAERSFMKELNGGCHSPIGAYARIENDDIYILGIYEINDRLVKKDVQGKVEEHIELGKTLAKKIIKEL